A genomic window from Chrysoperla carnea chromosome 3, inChrCarn1.1, whole genome shotgun sequence includes:
- the LOC123295624 gene encoding protein-L-isoaspartate O-methyltransferase domain-containing protein 1-like, giving the protein MGSSVSTGRDNDELIDNLIHAEYIQSSNVEKVFRAVDRADYYLANDRCGAYRDVAWKSGNLHLSAPCVYSKVMEGLELREGLSFLNIGSGTGYLSTMVGLILGTYGINHGIEIHKDVIDYAYEKLDYFKSHSPALDENDFTEPKFIHGNGVCFANDSGLYDRAYCGARCPEYAIDYIKRLIKVGGILVAPVNDLLLQYERTGDETWEVKTLLSVSFAPLIMPQSAEEYSTHTIDMITSEPINLQAACRAVIRTILRKNIELENPEIKTRTRKPIKRPREKREQLDLLPMFDLHEDLFNPIRSKRRRSFLNRIYNLVESASNDDTTTNEEEDDDSDSDGHEESNNNETVEENNTTTENQNSNLDNGHCNIDDNEHSSDTDNNDAGHSSSSSSSSSSSNFESENTSDSDSDESDKELSSRLIRINKIKHALDTLVFDSDTDAIGDSKDAVEEESRPPYVSPYTVHMRTKIQALPLPPALKIYVNYYRSFE; this is encoded by the exons ATGGGTAGCTCAGTAAGTACAGGTCGTGACAATGACGagttaattgataatttaattcatGCAGAATACATACAAAGTTCAAATGTTGAAAAAGTATTTCGTGCGGTTGACAGAGCCGATTATTATCTAGCAAATGATCGATGTGGTGCATACAGAGATGTTGCATGGAAATCGGGCAATTTACATTTATCGGCACCATGCGTTTATAGTAAAGTAATGGAAGGATTAGAATTACGTGAAGGTTTAAGCTTTTTAAATATTGGTTCGGGTACAGGTTACTTAAGTACAATGGTTGGACTGATTTTGGGTACATATGGTATTAATCATGGTATTGAAATTCATAAAGATGTGATTGATTATGCATATGAgaaattagattattttaaatcacaCTCACCTGCATtggatgaaaatgattttaccgAACCAAAATTTATACATG GAAATGGAGTATGTTTTGCGAATGATAGTGGTTTATACGATCGTGCATATTGTGGAGCCCGATGTCCAGAATATGCTATTGACTATATCAAGCGTCTCATAAAAGTTGGTGGTATACTTGTGGCTCCagtaaatgatttattgttACAATATGAACGAACAGGAGATGAAACCTGGGAAGTTAAAACATTGTTATCAGTTTCATTTGCTCCATTAATAATGCCACAATCTGCTGAAGAATATAGTACACATACAATTGATATGA tTACGTCCGAGCCAATAAATCTACAAGCTGCATGCAGAGCAGTAATTCGAACAATTTTACGTAAGAATATTGAATTAGAAAATCCAGAAATAAAAACTAGAACACGCAAACCAATCAAACGGCCACGTGAAAAACGTGAACAATTAGATTTATTGCCGATGTTTGATTTACATGAGGATTTATTTAATCCAATACGGTCCAAACGCCGTCGATCATTCTTAAATCGTATATACAATCTTGTCGAAAGTGCAAGTAATGATGATACAACCACTAACGAAGAAGAAGACGACGATAGCGATTCTGACGGACATGAAGAATCGAACAACAATGAAACAGtagaagaaaataatacaaCTACTGAAAATCAAAATAGTAATTTAGATAATGGTCATTGTAACATAGATGATAACGAACATTCTAGTGATACCGATAATAATGATGCTGGACATTCATCGTCCTCGTCTTCATCTTCCTCATCATCAAATTTCGAATCGGAAAATACATCCGATTCGGATTCAGATGAATCCGACAAGGAATTATCAAGTAGATTAattcgtataaataaaattaaacacgcATTAGATACATTAGTGTTTGATTCAGATACAGATGCGATTGGTGATTCGAAGGATGCGGTTGAAGAGGAATCAAGGCCTCCATATGTCAGTCCTTATACAGTTCATATGCGGACAAAAATACAAGCGTTACCATTACCACCTGCCTTGAAAATATATGTGAATTACTACAGAAGtttcgaataa
- the LOC123295687 gene encoding neuferricin yields MEFFKISSYYIFSLSVLLLAMIGILINFEYLKLLDYDDINLGEVIDIVPSKTLFTNEELSEFNGVNSNKLYISILGKIYDVTKGTKHYGPGAPYHAFTGRDISRSFVTGEFTSEKMTDAVLDLPLTDLKSLNDWRVFYEQAYTFVGILIGRYYNGDGSPTPYLLELENRFKEAQEVDMHKLKLRYTYPPCNVQWDSEIGTRVWCTTSSGGIKRDWVGVPRKLFEPGAKQARCACISSAHLLQGNLEEYENCPSDSISCYVKSDN; encoded by the exons AtggagttttttaaaatttcaagttattatattttctcattGAGTGTACTACTCTTAGCAATGATCGgaattcttataaattttgaatatttaaaacttttggaCTATGATGATATTAATCTTGGTGAAGTAATAGATATTGTTCCGTCAAAAACATTATTCACTAACGAGGAATTAAGTGAATTTAATGgagttaattcaaataaattatatatttcaattcttGGTAAAATTTATGATGTTACAAAAGGTACAAAACATTATGGACCTGGAGCACCATATCATGCATTTACAGGACGTGATATTTCACGATCTTTTGTAACTGGTGAATTTACATCGGAAAAAATGACTGATGCAGTTCTAGATTTACCATTAACCGACTTAAAATCGTTAAATGATTGGCGAGTATTTTATGAACAAGCATATACATTTGTGGGGATATTAATTGGTCGATATTATAATGGAGATGGTTCTCCTACACcatatttattagaattagaGAATCGATTCAAGGAAGCACAAGAAGTTGATATGCATAAACTTAAATTACGTTATACTTATCCACCCTGCAACGTACAATGGGACTCCGAAATAGGAACACGAGTTTGGTGTACGACTTCTAG TGGTGGAATCAAAAGAGATTGGGTTGGAGTTCCCAGGAAGTTATTTGAACCTGGAGCGAAGCAGGCCCGCTGTGCTTGCATATCATCAGCTCATTTATTACAAGGGAATTTAGAAGAATATGAAAATTGTCCGAGTGATAGTATAAGTTGTTATGTTAAAAgtgataattga